One window of the Triticum dicoccoides isolate Atlit2015 ecotype Zavitan chromosome 3B, WEW_v2.0, whole genome shotgun sequence genome contains the following:
- the LOC119274376 gene encoding putative F-box protein At2g33200, translated as MEEPTAAGPDWSNLPPDVLTTVLGELEFPDLFRAAAVCAAWRATARALRRLGIYRRPQTPCLLYTSAAAGPRAAELFSLADKKAYRARLPDPPIGERNIVGSSHGWLVTADARSELHLLNPATGEQVALPSVATIEQVSPVFDRNGNLERYDLSLHGDEPQPYGLDELRGVLYLKVVLSGDPALGDCTAVVIHNPYRDLSFARVGDDKWHWIPSAPGEPPHYSDCIFGDDGALYAMNLLGGIHRYAIEGPRAARDMIFKDTSPFEAYNMYISKTSSGSVLQIWRYKRETSGEQEEMHTVGIEIYRADLEKQQTVRVRNLGDDALFIGRNYTCCLSTKDYLSLLRNHVYFTDDDEYWLLDAKDNRRDVGMLNLEGLIANDVVSPQPWLNWPVPVWITPNFNKIHK; from the coding sequence ATGGAGGAACCGACGGCGGCCGGCCCCGACTGGTCCAATCTGCCGCCAGACGTCCTCACCACCGTCCTCGGCGAGCTCGAGTTCCCGGACCTCTTCCGCGCCGCCGCAGTCTGCGCGGCCTGGCGCGCCACCGCCCGCGCCCTCCGTCGCCTCGGGATCTACCGCCGCCCCCAAACCCCCTGCCTCCTCTacaccagcgccgccgccggcccccgcGCCGCCGAGCTCTTCAGCCTCGCCGACAAGAAGGCCTACAGGGCGCGCCTCCCGGACCCCCCCATCGGGGAGCGCAACATCGTCGGCTCCTCGCACGGCTGGCTCGTCACCGCCGACGCCCGCTCCGAGCTCCACCTCCTCAACCCCGCCACCGGCGAGCAGGTCGCGCTCCCCTCCGTCGCCACCATCGAGCAGGTGAGCCCCGTCTTCGACCGCAACGGCAACCTCGAAAGGTACGACCTTTCACTTCACGGCGACGAACCACAGCCCTATGGTTTAGACGAGCTCCGGGGTGTCCTATATCTCAAGGTCGTACTGTCCGGCGACCCCGCGTTGGGGGATTGCACTGCCGTGGTGATTCACAATCCCTATAGGGATCTCTCGTTCGCGAGGGTCGGCGATGACAAGTGGCACTGGATCCCTTCGGCACCCGGTGAACCACCGCACTACTCCGACTGCATATTTGGCGACGACGGCGCGCTCTATGCGATGAATCTCCTCGGAGGGATCCATCGCTACGCCATTGAAGGTCCTCGTGCCGCCCGAGATATGATTTTCAAGGACACTTCGCCATTCGAGGCATATAATATGTACATATCCAAGACTTCGTCTGGCAGTGTGCTGCAAATATGGAGGTACAAGAGGGAGACAAGTGGTGAGCAAGAAGAGATGCATACAGTTGGTATTGAGATATACAGGGCTGACCTTGAAAAGCAGCAGACAGTTCGTGTGCGGAATTTGGGGGATGACGCGTTGTTCATCGGGCGCAACTACACTTGTTGCCTTTCCACAAAGGACTACCTAAGCCTGCTGCGGAACCATGTCTATTTCACTGATGATGACGAGTACTGGCTGCTGGATGCGAAAGACAATCGTCGGGATGTTGGAATGTTAAATTTGGAGGGTTTAATTGCCAATGATGTGGTGTCTCCCCAACCATGGTTGAATTGGCCAGTTCCCGTATGGATCACTCCAAATTTTAATAAGATCCACAAATAG
- the LOC119280496 gene encoding E3 ubiquitin-protein ligase SINA-like 2: protein MAKKAGAERAAAAESCARKKARVESEARAAASKITVNLDHKLLECSACCSPLAPPLFQCTNGHIACSECRTNAEYSCSLCAEPANTRCDIMERVLGGMTVPCSFREFGCSATIPFTKKLTHEESCLHAPCHCPIPYCRLYANSGRSLREHIETKHCLVPYGDARAGSLSPVRVCDSEPVRLVFLDARAVFLLVVERSGPSGRAVSVVQLVSEPVKEEEKDFKYKIQVHTRAGVLSLSGETQSVGRLMRPYQAAASLFVSDDVWSPRDSPVYLELE, encoded by the exons atggccAAG AAGGCTGGTGCGGAGAGGGCTGCGGCGGCGGAGAGCTGCGCCCGAAAGAAGGCTAGGGTCGAGTCCGAGGCCAGGGCTGCTGCGTCGAAGATCACCGTCAACTTAGACCACAAGTTGCTGGAGTGCTCCGCGTGCTGCAGCCCATTGGCTCCACCCCTTTTCCAG TGCACAAATGGCCATATCGCATGCTCAGAGTGCCGCACCAATGCGGAGTACAGTTGCAGCTTGTGTGCCGAGCCCGCCAACACCCGCTGCGACATCATGGAGCGCGTACTTGGCGGCATGACCGTGCCGTGCTCGTTCCGGGAGTTCGGCTGCTCCGCGACGATCCCGTTCACAAAGAAGCTGACCCATGAAGAATCCTGCCTCCATGCCCCGTGCCACTGCCCTATACCCTACTGCCGCCTCTATGCCAACAGTGGTCGGTCCCTGCGTGAGCACATCGAGACGAAGCACTGCTTGGTTCCATACGGCGATGCCAGAGCTGGCAGCCTTTCCCCCGTGAGGGTGTGCGACAGTGAGCCTGTGCGCCTGGTGTTCCTGGACGCCAGGGCGGTGTTCCTGCTGGTGGTCGAGCGGAGCGGGCCATCGGGGCGTGCCGTGTCGGTGGTCCAGCTCGTCAGCGAGCCGgtcaaggaggaggagaaggatttCAAGTATAAGATCCAGGTGCATACGCGAGCAGGCGTCCTCTCTCTGTCCGGCGAGACGCAGAGCGTCGGGCGGCTGATGAGGCCTTACCAGGCAGCCGCGTCGCTGTTCGTCTCCGATGACGTGTGGTCTCCCCGGGATTCTCCCGTGTACCTCGAGCTGGAATGA
- the LOC119274206 gene encoding uncharacterized protein LOC119274206, producing MALNESLARFQLLQERNQAVLSAIAATRTSSSSSSTKPSQRQPAPTPQPAAKPSPSPPAPAAVVRFSDDTARLRKINEVRTSTVGHQMKTVIDLLDKTREALTSHQIIQRTYVDIDGNRTLAESLRNNVKVRFDGRRYSYKPTHDVKGKGELLTLIKSFPDGLPASEVDDAYPAVLEDLQVLKTSGDVYLLRGEGGIIAYPNDDPRARMEVDAELKKLFHDIKLPREMIDIEKELRKNGERSATDTVKRRAAEQLHGRHPKPKKAKKKSRGITSRTKLTNVHLPWLLDLPVDSKDII from the coding sequence ATGGCGCTGAACGAGAGCCTCGCCAGGTTCCAGCTGCTGCAGGAGAGGAACCAGGCGGTTCTGTCCGCCATCGCCGCAACCAgaacctcctcctcatcatcatccactAAGCCGTCCCAGCGGCAGCCCGCTCCAACTCCCCAGCCGGCGGCCAAACCATCCCCGTCCCCGCCCGCGCCTGCCGCCGTCGTCAGGTTCTCTGATGACACGGCGCGGCTACGGAAGATCAACGAGGTGAGGACGTCCACCGTCGGGCACCAGATGAAAACCGTGATCGACCTGCTCGACAAGACGAGGGAAGCTCTTACGTCGCATCAGATCATCCAACGGACCTACGTCGACATCGACGGCAACAGGACCCTCGCCGAGAGCCTCAGGAACAACGTCAAGGTGCGCTTTGACGGGCGACGATACTCCTACAAGCCTACGCACGACGTCAAGGGCAAAGGCGAGCTGCTTACGCTGATCAAGAGCTTCCCCGACGGCCTCCCGGCGTCCGAGGTGGATGACGCGTATCCGGCCGTCCTGGAGGATCTACAGGTTCTCAAAACCTCTGGTGACGTCTATCTGCTACGGGGCGAGGGAGGCATCATCGCGTACCCGAATGACGACCCGAGGGCGAGGATGGAGGTGGACGCCGAGCTCAAGAAGCTGTTCCACGACATCAAGCTGCCGCGGGAGATGATCGACATCGAGAAGGAGCTTCGGAAGAACGGCGAGAGGTCGGCCACCGACACTGTGAAGCGGCGTGCGGCGGAGCAGCTCCATGGCCGGCACCCGAAgcccaagaaggccaagaagaagtcgCGCGGGATCACCAGCAGGACCAAGCTCACCAACGTTCATCTCCCGTGGCTCTTGGACCTACCTGTGGACTCCAAAGATATCATCTGA
- the LOC119280493 gene encoding cysteine proteinase inhibitor 8-like, with translation MARPRLLLALLATALAAALALGRRGVLLGGWSPVPDVNDEHVQELGGWAVAQHASLANDGLLFRRVTRGEQQVVSGMNYRLLVVAADGSGKSVTYLAQIYEHWSGTRKLTSFKPAAGG, from the coding sequence ATGGCGAGACCTCGACTCCTGCTCGCCCTCCTGGCTACGGCCCTCGCAGCCGCCTTGGCTCTCGGCCGCCGCGGCGTGCTCCTGGGCGGGTGGAGCCCCGTCCCGGACGTGAACGACGAGCACGTCCAGGAGCTCGGCGGGTGGGCGGTGGCCCAGCACGCCAGCCTAGCCAACGACGGGCTGCTCTTCCGCCGGGTGACGCGCGGCGAGCAGCAGGTGGTGTCCGGGATGAACTACCGCCTCTTGGTCGtcgcggcggacggctccggcaagaGCGTGACCTATCTCGCGCAGATCTACGAGCACTGGAGCGGCACCCGCAAACTCACGTCATTCAAGCCGGCTGCCGGCGGCTAA
- the LOC119280495 gene encoding GDSL esterase/lipase At3g26430-like — protein MASACRGTTMATNKFITFVVLLVILERVCSDDSPCDFPAIFNFGDSYSDTGAFPALFPAVQPPYGRTFFGMPAGRQSDGRLTIDFMAQSLGLRYLNAYLDSLGSNFTQGANFASAAGTIRRVNGSLWTSGYSPISLDVQIWQFQHFINRSHFVYTNVGGVYREILPNPEHLVSKSLYTFDIGANDLAMGYVANMTTEQVEAYVPDLMERLASAIQTVYDLGGRYFWVHNTGTLGCLPYALAYRPDLAAEKDGAGCSIALNAGPRFFNARLKETVARLRVALPEAAFTYVDVYAAMYRLMSEAKKIGFTDPLRVCCGYGGGEYNFDKDIRCGVKVEVNGTVLEGKSCGDPSKSVSWDGVHLTEAAYKFIFDQIVDGALSDPPVPLRRACQVKGQ, from the exons ATGGCTTCAGCTTGCCGTGGCACCACCATGGCGACCAACAAATTCATCACGTTCGTCGTGTTGCTGGTGATACTAGAGAGGGTGTGCTCCGATGATTCTCCGTGCGACTTCCCGGCGATCTTCAACTTCGGCGACTCCTACTCGGACACCGGAGCCTTCCCGGCCCTCTTCCCGGCGGTGCAGCCGCCCTACGGTCGGACCTTCTTCGGCATGCCGGCCGGGAGGCAAAGCGATGGTCGCCTCACCATCGACTTCATGG CTCAAAGCCTGGGGCTGCGTTACCTGAATGCGTATCTGGATTCACTCGGGAGCAACTTCACGCAGGGAGCCAATTTCGCGAGCGCCGCTGGAACCATCAGACGGGTGAACGGGAGCCTGTGGACCTCCGGGTACAGCCCCATTTCCCTGGACGTGCAGATCTGGCAATTCCAGCATTTCATCAACAGGAGCCACTTCGTCTACACCAACGTAGGTGGAGTCTACCGGGAGATCCTGCCGAACCCTGAGCACTTGGTATCCAAGTCGCTTTACACCTTCGACATCGGCGCCAACGACCTCGCCATGGGCTATGTAGCCAACATGACGACAGAGCAAGTCGAGGCCTACGTCCCGGATCTGATGGAGAGGCTTGCCTCGGCGATCCAGACGGTGTATGACCTCGGTGGGAGGTACTTCTGGGTGCACAACACGGGGACGCTCGGGTGCTTGCCGTACGCCCTGGCGTACCGCCCGGACCTCGCCGCGGAGAAGGACGGCGCCGGCTGCTCCATCGCGCTCAACGCCGGCCCCCGGTTCTTCAACGCGCGGCTCAAGGAGACCGTGGCCAGGCTCAGGGTGGCTCTCCCGGAGGCCGCCTTCACCTACGTCGACGTGTACGCCGCCATGTACAGGCTGATGAGCGAGGCCAAGAAGATCGGGTTTACGGACCCTCTACGCGTGTGCTGCGGGTACGGCGGCGGCGAGTACAACTTCGACAAAGACATCCGGTGCGGCGTTAAGGTGGAGGTGAATGGCACGGTCCTGGAGGGGAAGTCGTGCGGGGACCCATCCAAGAGCGTGAGCTGGGATGGCGTGCACTTGACCGAGGCGGCttacaagttcatcttcgaccagaTCGTGGACGGCGCGCTCTCCGACCCGCCCGTGCCTCTACGGCGGGCCTGCCAGGTCAAAGGGCAATGA
- the LOC119280494 gene encoding GDSL esterase/lipase At3g26430-like: protein MATKLMPAVLLVLIALKLSAGAGARSDDSPCGFPAIFNLGDSNSDTGAFPALFPAVQPPYGRTFFGMPAGRQSDGRLTIDFMAESLGLRYLSAYLDSLGSNFTQGANFASAAGTIRRVNGSLWTSGYSPISLDVQIWQLKQFINRSQFVYNNIGGIYREILPNPENLVSKALYTLDIGQNDLTVGYFDNMTTEQVEAYVPDLMERISSAIQAVYDLGGRYFWVHSTAPLGCLPYALVFRPDLAAAEKDAAGCSVALNAGARFFNARLNETVDRLRATLPGAAFTYVDVYTAKYRLISQAKKLGFEDPLRVCCGYGGGEYNFDRDIRCGDKVQVNGTSVLAGKPCDDPSRSVSWDGVHFTEAANKFVFDQIVDGALSDPPVPLRRACQVKGQ from the exons ATGGCGACCAAACTCATGCCCGCCGTGTTGCTGGTGCTGATAGCGCTAAAGCTCTCTGCTGGGGCCGGGGCGCGCTCTGATGATTCTCCGTGTGGCTTCCCGGCCATCTTCAACCTCGGTGACTCCAACTCGGACACCGGAGCCTTCCCGGCCCTCTTCCCGGCGGTGCAGCCGCCCTACGGCCGGACCTTCTTTGGCATGCCCGCCGGGCGGCAAAGCGACGGCCGCCTCACCATCGACTTCATGG CTGAAAGCCTGGGGCTGCGTTACCTGAGTGCGTATCTGGATTCTCTTGGGAGCAACTTCACGCAGGGAGCCAATTTCGCCAGCGCCGCTGGAACAATCAGACGGGTGAACGGGAGCTTGTGGACCTCCGGGTACAGCCCCATTTCCCTGGACGTGCAGATCTGGCAACTCAAGCAGTTCATCAACAGGAGCCAATTCGTGTACAACAACATAG GTGGAATCTACCGGGAAATCCTGCCGAACCCCGAGAACTTGGTATCCAAGGCGCTTTACACCTTGGACATCGGCCAGAACGACCTCACCGTGGGCTACTTCGACAACATGACCACGGAACAAGTCGAGGCATACGTCCCCGACCTGATGGAGAGGATCTCGTCGGCGATCCAGGCCGTGTACGACCTCGGGGGGAGGTACTTCTGGGTGCACAGCACGGCGCCGCTCGGGTGCCTGCCCTACGCTTTGGTGTTCCGCCCGGACCTCGCCGCagccgagaaggacgccgccggctGCTCCGTCGCGCTCAACGCGGGCGCCCGGTTCTTCAACGCGCGGCTCAACGAGACCGTGGACAGGCTCAGGGCGACGCTCCCCGGCGCCGCCTTCACCTATGTCGACGTCTACACCGCCAAGTACAGGCTGATAAGCCAGGCCAAGAAGCTCGGTTTCGAGGACCCCCTACGCGTGTGCTGCGGGTACGGCGGCGGCGAGTACAACTTCGACAGGGACATCCGGTGCGGCGATAAGGTGCAGGTGAACGGCACGTCGGTGCTGGCGGGGAAGCCGTGCGACGACCCGTCCAGGAGCGTGAGCTGGGACGGCGTGCACTTCACCGAGGCGGCTAACAAGTTCGTCTTCGACCAGATCGTGGACGGCGCGCTCTCCGACCCGCCCGTGCCTCTACGGCGGGCCTGCCAGGTCAAAGGGCAATGA